CACAGACGTTAACACGAAAAAAATgagtgattttgaaaaaatgtgctTTCAGTTTTCTTAGGCACAAAGGATCTTTTAAAATGGTTCATACTGATCTTTCCGATCGTCGATtgtcaagcaccaattcctttattttattgatgtgttgatcataagttgatcttcatggccgtcctggacgtgatTAGTCGTCACCGGGTTCTCGATGATCTTTAAATACTTGGTACCAATCAAAAAATCCATTCTGAATGTTTCAACACCAGAAATTTTATTCccacataaaattttttggaacttctttgttataaaatttacaatacacaaaattcagttatttagttttatcaaaaacacacgGTTacggtacaaagccttcaaaaatgattgagagatcgttgaagacttgCCTTGTACTGGACGACCttcgaagaaaatattaaacaaattgtcaggtaagtgttagagagatggaaagagagctcgacatccgttcaaataattttggtggatattttaggtatgaaatgcgttcttaCTCGACTcatccgataaagctgaattttttttttcaaaaatagtacgaTTGcgaacgaattaaaagacaaaaaaGCAATGGGTACTACCATATtcaccaaactgaaattgccgctccgtggaacccattttcagtcgatATAAGGATAAAACGATATTCGCTGAAGGAGCAAAATGCAAAGTGCttaaagtgcttatgaaaaatgtttcggGGACTGGAAAactcgttggcataagtgtattacatctggtggggattactttgaagggtacaaaataaatattgataaatgattaaatattaaatcgttttatttacaatttccggttaCTTTTTTGTGGATGTATATGTAATGCAGATCAGATAAACCATTTTCTTCAAAAGTAAACAGTCGTCGTATGCGCTTAAGCTTTGTCTGTCAACTTTTTCATTGCAACAATATAACTTTAATGAGCCTGTATGGAAATACATAAACATGCACACACATgaaacagttttatttttgtagatCACCCAAACTTTCCTCTGCGCAATTAAGCCCGCTCTCCCCATAGGCTCATAATACTCTTCTCTACAACTTTCaacaagttatttatttttgtttttctattccTATTAAGCTTTACCTACAATGAAAGATTGCAATTCCAGCATCACCTTAACGCCGATCATGATCATTAATTATGCATAAGCCAAAACGATCTTTTCGATCTTGTCGAATGGCAACTACTGTTGTGATGCTCGCGCCTCTGTTTCGgctaaattttatgttttgttttggtctaactttattattattatctgcctttttatgttttcttttatttttattattttttgtggaaGGTTAATGCACCTTCTGTCACTAAGCGCCCAATCAATGTGTGTTATTGTGTCTCTTGGTTCGTTGAAAGGCAGCGAATGCACACAGAAGGCGATGGTAAGAAAatcgaaatgaaatgaatattcAAATTGATTCATAAAACCAATAAGCAATGACGTTGCTTTTAAGTGGCAAAGAAGAAAGTTTGGCGTAGTCAATCTTTTGAACTTGAAGAAAGTTGTTGAAAagctattaaattaaaatgaaaaaatataacgcTGATGTAAAGCAAGTACTTAAGGAGCGCTAAGCGTTGGCAGAAACGAACTTGCCACAATGAAGAactaattagcataaaataattcttaaaagaCCTTCTGGTTTAAAGTGTGTGGGCACATTTTGGATGGAAtatcattactatttttaaatgcaTACCAGATACTAAAAGTGTCTTAAAATTCAATTCAAcgaatttagtttaaaatattcatatactcgtaaatatggTAGAAGTCATATTTCCCTCAACATTCATCATTATTTGTTCGTCTTCCCTATGTTTCTATGTTTAGAAaggtaaaattaattagtttttgagaaatTGTGATCTGATCTGGGATTGTTCTGTGTATTACCCTGGATTAACTTAGTGTGACTTCACTTGTTGTCAAGCTATTCAGCTTCATTATTTCCGTATGTATCCCCAAAAAGTAAATCAGTTGGTTCGATTATTAAACTCACTATATCCGATTGATTTGGaaatacttaatacttagtGATATCTGCAAGATTTCTTGGCTTTGCTAAATGATTCGAAGACATAttgagagaaagagagagaaaggtCACATAGGTGAGGATAAGAAAATTGTGCAGCAATATAACCCTCACTTCGACTATAGAGTTATGGTCTTCTTTAGTCATTTATTTACGGGAACTCTTTGAATAGAAAACTTAAAAGCAATCCGTTTTCTTCTCTTTGATTACTTGTATTATAAAAACGCCTAAATGTCAATACTACGGTTTTTCAGTATTAGCGCTGTCAAGGGGAATGCGAATCATATTATTTGTTACGGGTTTGCTCATTCCAAAATCTTTCACGGAATGTtgcttattaaaatttaacatttataattttatatctacggccattatttattatttgccacgaagtttgtaactcTTAGAAGGAAACGTCTGAGGCAGTACATATTAATTATCAGCATGACTTTTAGCATTTTCTGCCTATCTGCGTATACGCGAGTTTGACCTTAGATTTTCAGATAACGAGCTAAAATTTCGcctttttacttttctttccaaaaagttgtttttgaaaGCTTTCTTTAAGAGATATCttctacaaattttgtatgaattatCGTTCAAGGAACCGCTATGTAGAATGATCTAATATACTCCGTTTTGTTCAATAGCTTATTGccattttgaagataatttcataatATCACACTTATAAAACTCTCATCCCTATTGACAAAAGAACGCTTTTCACAAACTTCTCTTGAGGCATAATTATTCATCACACAGAAAGTTAGTAATTCCTTGGTGTCTGGTCAGGACCATAGTTTACTATCGATGTGTTCGACCTGGCGTTGTTCTGATAAAACACAATTCCTCTCTTATTTCTCAAAACTGGCCTTTTCTGGGCAATTTTTTCCTTCATATAGACGAAACAATTGCTGGCAGTACAGGCCCTAATTAAGAGTTTGGCCAACACATAGATGATTTCttgccaatcccaccaaacgcAAAGCAATATGTTAACTCGTGTGCCACCTATACATCGAGCTTCATTTGTTATCCAGTCTTCAATAAGTGTTtccttttgtttattattacaaaagtcatctatttgaaaaataatgacTGTGTTTTTACTATGGCGTATATATGGTAGAAtcaatatatttaagtattctGAATGTctttcactttattttaaacGAAATTTTCAAGACTCAGCAccttttctacatacatacatatatgtactatgtatgtagttaaatgataaaaatatagATTCAGCGATGACACCTAGTACTTTATTTAAATGCCATTAGTAATCACTCGTAAACCCAAATTCTAGTCCCTCCCCAGAATTATATCATATTCCTTTTTGTCTAGTATCTCGCTAAGGTCACTTGATGATTTTTTAAAAGATAAACGTTGGCATTATTCAGACTTTATGCGTTATGTAAGAGGAGGTATTGTATTTACAACCGTTGGACAACTTCCATTtgactatacatatgtacatatgagtataATATATACAGACATTTTACGTTAATAGTAAAATTTACTATTTCTTTCTTAGTGGAAACGAATACGTAACAAATCATAGTGACTTAAATACAACAACACTGAGTTAACAACTAAGGTGTGAATACCAAAAATCAATATGCCAATTTTAAGTCGATTATTTAAAACGAAATactaaaagcaaatttaaataaacaaaaaaacgaaaatcagaAGTGCAAATAATTTCGCTTTCTTTTGAAAACAGATTAACACAACAAATACGAAACCAAAACCTTAAAATGTAGATTCGAAATTTCAAGATGAGCTGCGGCGCTCTGAGCCAAACAACTCGAGCATAAAACACATTCAGCAATTTGAAAGATGCTGATCGAGAGCATTGCGAGCAGCATTTTTTCCTGCGGCAAACGCGCACTGAGACGCCGCCAACACGTCACCATTATTGTCATTGTTGAGCGGCGAAATTGATTTTggtttttactttcatttttacatatgcCAACAACTACTAGTACTATTTTtcgtatacgtacatatatacaatctGGTGTATGAGTGTGTATATATAACTGTGAATGtggttatattatatgtatatccgcTAAATATCCAAACATAGCTGGGTATATAAAAGACCGCGGCGTTGCGCTGAATTCGCTCATAAAGATCGCGCAAACTGCAGACTGAGAAAGTAAAATACGAAATGGGTGTCCGTGTCTTTAACTGCTGTGCCGGTGGGTTTCACCAAATtaatagcaaataataaaataaacattaaaaataatatagaatacTCACATTTTTAGTGTTtcgattaaaattttgtatttttcaacaattttgtcGCTTTCAGTTTTACTAGCGGTATTTTACGTGTGCTTTGGCGCCACTGACGCCGCCGCCATAAATGGTGGTCCTCGCAGCGCAAGCGTACGCGCCTTGACACCAGCCAACGAAAATGTGCACGCGCTGCGCGTCGCCCGTCAAGCATACTCTGATGAAGACGAATCTGAGGAGGAAGATGATATACAAGCGCAAAATTtcgcacaacagcaacaacaacaaatcccCGACGATTCACAAGAAGACAGCGATGAGGATGATGCCGatgatgatggtgatgatgacAGCACACGCCGACGTCGTCGCGATACACAGGCCGCAGAGGGTGGGCAATCTGAGTCACCAATGCATGGGGAAACCGCCGCAGTACCAGAACCTTTACCAGCACCGGCCACAAACGGCGTGACCGATGCAATCGAGAAGGAACCCGAACACAGCGCTGAGGCTAACGCACCTACTGTGGCTGCTGCGCCCAACGCACCCTCCCGCAATACTTCTGTACTCATACTCATACGCGATGCATTGAAGAAAGTGACCACACTGCCCACCGAGCAAGTGGCCACCAATGCGCTACAGTACTTCCAGCTCTTCGAACATTTCATACAGCAGACCATAGAGAATGTGATtggcgatgatgatgatgatgaggatGAGGCTGCTGGTGTTGCGGCTACCACTATCAAGCCGGATGGTATTTTTACACCCGAGGAAGAAGAGATTATTGCGGGTGTTGAAGAGATTCTGAAGGAACCCGAATTGGTCAATAAGCAACCAGCTCAGGAACCGAAACCAGCTGAGACGCCAGCGGTAGTAGAAAACGTAGTGGGTGAAACGAAACCAGCTCCTCTTCCGGACATGATTACAGAAGAAAAACCAGCAACGGGAGCGGTAACAGCTGCAAGCGCGGCTTGATTGTCGCAGTTTGAATGGCTTTCTTCAGACATGtagttgtatgtatttatttatttattgcatagTTGTTtaggaaattaataaaaaaaagttgttcgtAAAATTAGATGTTTTATTTTGCCAATATGCGTAGTCTTCCGATTCCTTTATTCCAATTCTCATCGTTTCTTGtttcattgaaatatatttttaaaaaatttagacaaGAAGATTTAAGGAAAAACCCCGACCCAACTCTTTTCTTTCACGCACATAACCttcgttacaacaacaacaacgaatggATCCGAAGTTATATTTTTGTTCAGGCCGACTGTAAGAAtatttatatagggtgattttttaagagcttgataacttttttaaaaaaaaaaacgcataaaatttgcaaaatctcatcggttctttatttgaaacgttagattggttcatgacatttactttttgaagataatttcatttaaatgttgaccgcggctgcgtcttaggtggtccattcggaaagtccaattttgggcaactttttcgagcatttcggccggaatagcccgaatttcttcggaaatgttgtcttccaaagctggaatagttgctggcttatttctgtagactttagacttgacgtagccccacaaaaaatagtctaaaggcgttaaatcgcatgatcttggtggccaacttacgggtccatttcttgagatgaattgttgtccgaagttttccctcaaaatggccatagaatcgcgagctgtgtggcatgtagtgccatcttgttgaaaccacatgtcaaccaagttcagttcttccatttttggcaacaaaaagtttgttagcatcgaacgatagcgatcgccattcaccgtaacgttgcgtccaacagtatctttgaaaaaatacggtccaatgattccaccagcgtacaaaccacaccaaacagtgcatttttcgggatgcatgggcagttcttgaacggcttctggttgctcttcaccccaaatgcggcaattttgcttatttacgtagccattcaaccagaaatgagcctcatcgctgaacaaaacacgcgcgcgaaacacatttcgaaccgaacactgattttggtaataaaattcaatgatttgcaagcgttgctcgttagtaagtctattcatgatgaaatgtcaaagcatactgagcatctttctctttgacaccatgtctgaaatcccacgtgatctgtcaaatactaatgcatgaaaatcctaacctcaaaaaaatcacccgttataagaaaaaatttcgaaattgattCCTCCAGAAAAGTTATTAATCACAGATAAGAAAATTcactttattaaatttcaaaattatcgGAGTGTGTTAATTCTACAATTGATAGACGATTTActttgaatattaataaaactgTCTTATCTGTCGAGTCATCTACCGATTTCGATTTTCAGAAAATGCTTGAAAACAGAAAAGAACACTCCGTAGCTTTTAAAAGAACTTTTAAAGAGTTTTGGAGTTGCCACTTTCATTGAAATTCacggaaatggaattgaacatctacaaaacatcgatttatcgcattttgccTAGCATTTGGGCTTAGTAAAGATGTGCTcatggtttgttccgcacaaattgactgacgaccaaaaattgctacTGCGCCCtttcatcgatcgacgcttgtgaccgattatttgaccaaaaatcacattttaatcattaaccacttcccgtattcacctgatatggcatcgTGGGACTTCtcccttttcggaaaaatgcatttgccatgaaaggaaagagttacaggccattcaaaaggcttgcaccgacaTACTGGCTGCCATACCggtcaacgagctaaaacacacgttcgaaatgcttttggaccgtgcaaaaagctgtattgaagcagaggagactattttgaataaaataaattgattttgccgaaaaaacatttgttctgttttttttaagtcctgtttactttggaacgctccttgtaaTATCAACAACTTCACTAGTTTGCGATACTAATATCTGGCTTTAGAGAGGTTACTCATGTGCTCTCTTAAAATCAAGACACAAGTGCgtaataagtatataaatatcttACCGAAACGGAATCTAAAGACACAACTCCGAAAATAATCTATAACCTTCGGTTTTTGTAACTaggaaaaagtttttataaagcCTGATCGTATAAAATGTCTGAAGATATCAAGGAACGCATCAGCAAATCCAAGAATAAATACTAGATCCGGATTTTGTGACTTTAGGCTTGACTCAGcactgtatttttaaattcttttataacCTTTTATGAGATGATATATGCTGGACCCAATGGAGATCATTTAGATCAATTATCGGAAAGAAACACATAAGAAGTGTAATGTGCTAGTGCAGCTTATGTGCCAAACGTGATAACCATGTAAGCTTAAAATCGAAATCGTAAAGAAAACTCTGTGGTAAAAGCCGTTATGTGTTATACAAATATTCTTTACTAAGAAGAGAACACAGATATagatgtatataaaatttttaataataaaatatgcttAATTTCTCTAGCTACTTGAAACCAAAAGTTTTCCGATGTCAAGTCGAGACAATGCAACCGCTACGCACTTTCACTTTCCCAAACAAAAAACCGAGAAAGAAATCATATCGACAGGCAGTCGAAAACAAGTTCTATGCAGCTAGTAAAATGTAAATTCGGTTGCATTCAAAACCATAATTACATCATTCTTCGATGGGTGTATAAAAAGACAATGATGACACTTAAGTGGTGGCAAACGTCAAGTGGAAGACAAACCGAGGAAATGCAATTGAGGGAAGCAACAACGGCTGGCTGCTTTTGTTTAGGTtggaagtttgaaaaaaaatagtgTACACATGCTTCTATAAAACTCTTTTcacattttccatatttttattacGAATTATAGTGTTGATCTGGTGCACTTGGTTCACGCAAAGCGTAAAAGCCGCCAGTGTTGGACGCCCAGTCCCAAATGCCTACGCGCCACAAAGGCATCTGAACACACGCGTTGATGAAGTAAGGAGTGCTGCAAGCTATAGGCAAGCTGATTATGATTATGACGAAGAGGAAAATGAGGAGGAAGAAGTTGAGGAGGAACTGGAAGCAGCTTTAAGTGGCGTCACAAATATCGGTGGAGGAAATGTGGAAGCGGAGGAAGGAAATAATGCCGACGATGATGACGAAGAGGAAGAAGAGGACTATGAAGAAGATGATGAAGATAATGGTGGTGAGGAGGGACGCGCAGTGAAAAGAAAGTTTTTAATAGAGAAGTTTATGGGAATAAAAATGTAGTAAAAAACTTTAGTTAGAAATACTCCTCATTTCATAGAaagaattttaagaaaaaaactttaaaaaccaGAAGCTGTTGTCACACATTTTTAGAAAAGCATTCGGAAAGCGGACGGAAAAGGGTTCCCTAGCTGAGTCGCTTTATATCACATTGGCTGCCATGTCACATGTTTTCGT
This genomic stretch from Bactrocera dorsalis isolate Fly_Bdor chromosome 5, ASM2337382v1, whole genome shotgun sequence harbors:
- the LOC125778897 gene encoding uncharacterized protein LOC125778897; protein product: MQLVKCKFGCIQNHNYIILRWVYKKTMMTLKWWQTSSGRQTEEMQLREATTAGCFCLVLIWCTWFTQSVKAASVGRPVPNAYAPQRHLNTRVDEVRSAASYRQADYDYDEEENEEEEVEEELEAALSGVTNIGGGNVEAEEGNNADDDDEEEEEDYEEDDEDNGGEEGRAVKRKFLIEKFMGIKM
- the LOC105222521 gene encoding probable serine/threonine-protein kinase kinX, which translates into the protein MGVRVFNCCAVLLAVFYVCFGATDAAAINGGPRSASVRALTPANENVHALRVARQAYSDEDESEEEDDIQAQNFAQQQQQQIPDDSQEDSDEDDADDDGDDDSTRRRRRDTQAAEGGQSESPMHGETAAVPEPLPAPATNGVTDAIEKEPEHSAEANAPTVAAAPNAPSRNTSVLILIRDALKKVTTLPTEQVATNALQYFQLFEHFIQQTIENVIGDDDDDEDEAAGVAATTIKPDGIFTPEEEEIIAGVEEILKEPELVNKQPAQEPKPAETPAVVENVVGETKPAPLPDMITEEKPATGAVTAASAA